In Grus americana isolate bGruAme1 chromosome 28, bGruAme1.mat, whole genome shotgun sequence, a single window of DNA contains:
- the S1PR4 gene encoding sphingosine 1-phosphate receptor 4, whose protein sequence is MDGPELSSLVNQYPELRLDLLYRKSSCLQLAAMRNVNIILQHYNFTGKLTNRQSGDEGMGPIRTTFVIISCIIILENLLVLLAILRCLRARRWVYSCIASITVSDLLAGIAYLSNLCLSGKKTFQLSPQLWFLREGILFIALAASTFSLLVTAIERYSAMVRPIAENEASKTLRLRGLIVSCWLLAFIIGLLPLLGWNCLCNFNACSVLLPLYSKNYILFSVVMFSIILLGIIGLYISIFQLVQASSKQTCSRHSRKRSLRLLKTVLMILGAFIICWSPLFVLLLFDVFCETQTCTHLHSLDWTLALAMLNSGINPIIYSLRSVEVRRAVGSLLCCCCVRVGLCKPGNCLVITDINSGSSTESSLRYRESFRSSVALNARPRAPLSSNSSMMSNLPSL, encoded by the coding sequence ATGGATGGTCCAGAGCTGAGCTCGCTGGTGAATCAATATCCTGAGCTCAGACTTGACCTGCTCTACAGGAAAagttcctgcctgcagctggctgcCATGAGGAATGTGAACATCATCCTGCAGCACTACAACTTCACAGGCAAGCTGACCAACCGGCAGTCTGGGGATGAGGGCATGGGTCCCATCCGCACAACCTTTGTCATCATCAGCTGCATCATCATCCTAGAGAacctgctggtgctgctggccaTCCTGCGGTGTCTGCGAGCCCGCCGCTGGGTCTACTCCTGCATTGCCAGCATCACCGTGAGTGACCTGCTTGCAGGAATTGCCTACCTTTCCAATCTCTGCCTCTCAGGCAAGAAAACCTTCCAGCTTTCACCTCAGCTCTGGTTCCTGCGGGAAGGCATCCTCTTCATCGCGCTGGCTGCCTCCACCTTCAGCTTGCTTGTGACTGCCATCGAGCGCTACAGTGCCATGGTAAGGCCGATTGCTGAGAATGAAGCCAGCAAGACCCTGCGCTTACGCGGCCTGATCGTTTCCTGCTGGCTGCTGGCCTTCATCATTGGACTGCTTCCGCTGCTAGGCTGGAATTGTCTGTGCAACTTCAATGCCTGCTCTGTCCTCCTGCCTCTCTACTCCAAGAACTACATCCTTTTCTCCGTAGTCATGTTCAGCATCATCCTCCTGGGGATCATAGGCCTCTACATCTCCATCTTCCAGCTGGTCCAGGCCAGTTCTAAGCAAACCTGTTCGCGGCACAGCCGCAAACGGTCCCTGCGCTTGCTCAAGACTGTGCTGATGATACTGGGTGCCTTCATCATCTGCTGGAGCCCCCTCTTTGTCCTGTTGCTCTTTGACGTCTTCTGTGAGACCCAGACCTGCACACACCTCCACAGCCTGGACTGGACCTTGGCTCTGGCCATGCTTAACTCAGGCATTAATCCCATCATTTATTCCCTCCGGAGCGTGGAGGTGCGCCGTGCTGTGGGaagcctgctgtgctgctgctgtgtcagGGTTGGGCTTTGCAAGCCTGGGAACTGCTTGGTCATCACAGACATCAACTCTGGCTCATCCACAGAGAGCTCCCTGCGCTACCGGGAGAGCTTCCGCAGCTCTGTAGCACTGAACGCCCGGCCCAGAGCACCTCTCTCCAGCAACTCCAGCATGATGAGCAATCTCCCCAGCCTCTGA
- the NCLN gene encoding BOS complex subunit NCLN isoform X2: MLEEAGEVLESVLKASCLPLSFLLFVPAVLLLLGPPPAAEAAHEFTVYRMQQYELGGQPYGTRSAVLNTEARTVEADVLSRRCVMMRLVDFSYEQYQKALRQSAGAVVIILPRSISSVPQDVVRQFMEIEPEMLAMETIVPVYFAVEDEELLSIYEQTRAASASQGSASAAEVLLHTATANGFQMVTSGVQSKAINDWLIPSVEGRLTGLGGEDLPTVVIVAHYDSFGVAPWLSHGADSNGSGISVLLELARLFSRLYTYRRTHAGYNLLFFASGGGKFNYQGTKRWLEDNLDHTDSSLLQDNVAFVLCLDTLGRGNSLHLHVSKPPKEGTLQHAFLRELEMVVAGQFPEVKFSMVHKKINLAEDMLAWEHERFAIRRLPAFTISHLESHRDSLRNSIMDRRARIDTKALTRNTRIIAEALTRVIYNLTDKGAPADLQIFTDQMIQQEQLESVMDWLSSQPRAAQLIDKDSTFLNTLEYYMGRYLKDVKQHHVKADKRDPEFVFYDQLKQVMNAYRVKPAIFDLLLAVCIAAYLGVAYVAVQHFGLLYKMIQRLSLKTKQQ, from the exons ATGCTGGAGGAGGCGGGCGAGGTGCTCGAGTCGGTGCTGAAGGCCTCGTGCCTGCCGCTCAGCTTCCTGCTCTTCGTCCCCGCCGTGCTCCTGCTCCTgggcccgccgcccgccgctgAGGCCGCCCACGAGTTCACGGTCTACCGCATGCAGCAGTACGAGCTGGGCGGGCAGCCCTACG gcaccagGAGTGCAGTGCTTAACACAGAAGCCCGCACTGTAGAAGCAGACGTCCTGAGCCGCCGTTGCGTCATGATGCGGCTGGTGGATTTCTCCTATGAGCAGTACCAGAAGGCTCTCCGCCAATCAGCTGGTGCTGTGGTGATCATCTTGCCACGATCTATCTCTTCTGTCCCACAGGATGTTGTAAGG CAATTCATGGAGATAGAGCCAGAAATGCTTGCTATGGAAACCATTGTGCCAGTCTACTTTGCAGTGGAAGATGAAGAGCTGCTGTCTATCTATGAACAAACGCGGGCTGCTTCTGCATCGCAGGGTTCTGCATCAGCTGCAGAAG TTCTGCTGCACACGGCAACTGCCAATGGCTTCCAGATGGTGACCAGCGGGGTTCAAAGCAAAGCTATCAATGACTGGCTCATACCCAGTGTGGAG GGAAGGCTAACGGGGCTGGGTGGAGAAGACCTACCCACTGTTGTGATAGTTGCCCACTACGATTCTTTTGGAGTGGCTCCA TGGCTGTCACATGGTGCTGACTCCAATGGCAGTGGTATCTCAGTGCTACTGGAACTAGCCAGGCTGTTTTCCCGACTCTACACCTACAGACGTACCCATGCTGG GTATAACTTGCTGTTCTTTGCATCTGGAGGTGGCAAGTTTAATTATCAAGGAACCAAGCGGTGGCTGGAAGACAATTTGGACCACACTG ATTCCAGCCTGCTGCAGGACAACGTAGCATTTGTTCTCTGCCTTGATACTCTGGGCCGAGGCAATAGCCTTCATCTCCATGTCTCAAAGCCTCCCAAGGAAGGGACCTTGCAGCATGCGTTTCTGAGAGAACTGGAGATG GTTGTTGCTGGCCAGTTCCCAGAGGTGAAGTTTTCCATGGTGCACAAGAAGATAAACTTGGCTGAGGACATGCTGGCATGGGAGCATGAACGTTTTGCAATCCGACGCTTGCCAGCATTCACCATCTCCCATCTGGAAAGCCACCGGGACAGCCTGCGCAACAGCATCATGGATAGGAG gGCACGAATAGACACTAAGGCACTAACCAGGAATACTAGGATCATTGCTGAGGCTTTGACAAGGGTCATCTACAACCTAACCGACAAG ggAGCACCTGCAGATCTGCAGATCTTCACGGATCAGATG atcCAGCAGGAGCAACTAGAATCAGTGATGGACTGGCTGAGCAgtcagcccagggctgcccagcTGATTGATAAAGACAGCACCTTCCTCAACACCTTAGAATATTATATGGGTCGCTACCTGAAGGATGTAAAACAACATCATGTAAAGGCAGACAAACG AGACCCTGAGTTTGTTTTCTATGACCAGCTGAAACAGGTGATGAATGCATACAG GGTCAAGCCAGCAATCTTTGACCTGCTTCTGGCTGTCTGTATCGCAGCCTACCTTGGTGTTGCCTATGTTGCAGTGCAG caCTTTGGCCTCCTTTACAAGATGATACAGAGATTATCCCTTAAAACCAAGCAGCAGTGA
- the NCLN gene encoding BOS complex subunit NCLN isoform X1: MLEEAGEVLESVLKASCLPLSFLLFVPAVLLLLGPPPAAEAAHEFTVYRMQQYELGGQPYGTRSAVLNTEARTVEADVLSRRCVMMRLVDFSYEQYQKALRQSAGAVVIILPRSISSVPQDVVRQFMEIEPEMLAMETIVPVYFAVEDEELLSIYEQTRAASASQGSASAAEVLLHTATANGFQMVTSGVQSKAINDWLIPSVEGRLTGLGGEDLPTVVIVAHYDSFGVAPWLSHGADSNGSGISVLLELARLFSRLYTYRRTHAGYNLLFFASGGGKFNYQGTKRWLEDNLDHTDSSLLQDNVAFVLCLDTLGRGNSLHLHVSKPPKEGTLQHAFLRELEMVVAGQFPEVKFSMVHKKINLAEDMLAWEHERFAIRRLPAFTISHLESHRDSLRNSIMDRRARIDTKALTRNTRIIAEALTRVIYNLTDKGAPADLQIFTDQMQIQQEQLESVMDWLSSQPRAAQLIDKDSTFLNTLEYYMGRYLKDVKQHHVKADKRDPEFVFYDQLKQVMNAYRVKPAIFDLLLAVCIAAYLGVAYVAVQHFGLLYKMIQRLSLKTKQQ; this comes from the exons ATGCTGGAGGAGGCGGGCGAGGTGCTCGAGTCGGTGCTGAAGGCCTCGTGCCTGCCGCTCAGCTTCCTGCTCTTCGTCCCCGCCGTGCTCCTGCTCCTgggcccgccgcccgccgctgAGGCCGCCCACGAGTTCACGGTCTACCGCATGCAGCAGTACGAGCTGGGCGGGCAGCCCTACG gcaccagGAGTGCAGTGCTTAACACAGAAGCCCGCACTGTAGAAGCAGACGTCCTGAGCCGCCGTTGCGTCATGATGCGGCTGGTGGATTTCTCCTATGAGCAGTACCAGAAGGCTCTCCGCCAATCAGCTGGTGCTGTGGTGATCATCTTGCCACGATCTATCTCTTCTGTCCCACAGGATGTTGTAAGG CAATTCATGGAGATAGAGCCAGAAATGCTTGCTATGGAAACCATTGTGCCAGTCTACTTTGCAGTGGAAGATGAAGAGCTGCTGTCTATCTATGAACAAACGCGGGCTGCTTCTGCATCGCAGGGTTCTGCATCAGCTGCAGAAG TTCTGCTGCACACGGCAACTGCCAATGGCTTCCAGATGGTGACCAGCGGGGTTCAAAGCAAAGCTATCAATGACTGGCTCATACCCAGTGTGGAG GGAAGGCTAACGGGGCTGGGTGGAGAAGACCTACCCACTGTTGTGATAGTTGCCCACTACGATTCTTTTGGAGTGGCTCCA TGGCTGTCACATGGTGCTGACTCCAATGGCAGTGGTATCTCAGTGCTACTGGAACTAGCCAGGCTGTTTTCCCGACTCTACACCTACAGACGTACCCATGCTGG GTATAACTTGCTGTTCTTTGCATCTGGAGGTGGCAAGTTTAATTATCAAGGAACCAAGCGGTGGCTGGAAGACAATTTGGACCACACTG ATTCCAGCCTGCTGCAGGACAACGTAGCATTTGTTCTCTGCCTTGATACTCTGGGCCGAGGCAATAGCCTTCATCTCCATGTCTCAAAGCCTCCCAAGGAAGGGACCTTGCAGCATGCGTTTCTGAGAGAACTGGAGATG GTTGTTGCTGGCCAGTTCCCAGAGGTGAAGTTTTCCATGGTGCACAAGAAGATAAACTTGGCTGAGGACATGCTGGCATGGGAGCATGAACGTTTTGCAATCCGACGCTTGCCAGCATTCACCATCTCCCATCTGGAAAGCCACCGGGACAGCCTGCGCAACAGCATCATGGATAGGAG gGCACGAATAGACACTAAGGCACTAACCAGGAATACTAGGATCATTGCTGAGGCTTTGACAAGGGTCATCTACAACCTAACCGACAAG ggAGCACCTGCAGATCTGCAGATCTTCACGGATCAGATG cagatcCAGCAGGAGCAACTAGAATCAGTGATGGACTGGCTGAGCAgtcagcccagggctgcccagcTGATTGATAAAGACAGCACCTTCCTCAACACCTTAGAATATTATATGGGTCGCTACCTGAAGGATGTAAAACAACATCATGTAAAGGCAGACAAACG AGACCCTGAGTTTGTTTTCTATGACCAGCTGAAACAGGTGATGAATGCATACAG GGTCAAGCCAGCAATCTTTGACCTGCTTCTGGCTGTCTGTATCGCAGCCTACCTTGGTGTTGCCTATGTTGCAGTGCAG caCTTTGGCCTCCTTTACAAGATGATACAGAGATTATCCCTTAAAACCAAGCAGCAGTGA